Within the Glycine max cultivar Williams 82 chromosome 12, Glycine_max_v4.0, whole genome shotgun sequence genome, the region ACCACCATTCATTTGTTCCCGTTGATAGTGAACACAGTGATGCATACCCAGGTTTGGAGTTTATCGTATGTTGTGTCATCTTTGTtcgcttttttaatttttttgctatGCATATGACATTTATTGGTTGGTCGTAATGGCTCTGTTATCGGCTAGTGTCTTCGTCATTGATAGAAGATTGTTTTGGGGTTTCAATGATGATCGTAATGACATCGTCGTCGTCGGGTTTTTCGTGGTGGTCATCGTCCATGTGGCCTCTGTTGTCAAACCTCTTCTCGTGTGTTCTCTTCTTTATTCTCAaacttcttctcttctcttctctgttATGAAACTTGTTTTCTCTTCTCTATTCCGAAACTTTTTGTATTCTCTATttgtgaaaatataattaatgtttgtTATGTTTCTCTATAAGATGTCTGATGAAATCAGTCTTATTTTGCACCACAATGGTAAATTCATACAAAATGCAAATGGGGCACTGGAGTATGTCGGTGGTGAATTCTGTGTCTGGGAAGAAGTTGAAACATATTTGGTTAATGTGTGGACACCCTAAAAATTGTGCAAAGCCTGCCGCAACTATGTTAAGTTTGTTTTAGTATGTTATTTGGTGCCTGGTATTGGTTTAAAAAGGCGGGAAAATGGTCGTGATGTGTTGTTTATGCGTCAAAttgggcttgttgatcaagAAAAAGAAGTGCATGTATACTTAGAAAATGTTGATCAAGAGGGGGGTCCTGTTAGTGAAATTGGGCCAGTGATTGAAGTACATGCAATGCCTATAAATTGCAGTGCAAAAAATGTGGTTGAGGCGGTTGCTGAAGAGTGTACTCAGAATGGTATTGAAGATATAGATGTTGATGGTGCTAAAGGTGGTTCAGATGATGAAAATGAAGTAGTTAGAACTGGTGTTCAAGATGCAGAAACTGAAGTTGTTGAAACAGGAGTTGAAACAAAACCTGAAGTTATTGGAGTTGAAACTGAAGTGAACAAtgatgcagatgatgatgaAGTTAAAGAACATGATGGGGATGTTGAGTTTTCTGATCATTCTGAAAGTGACCCAGACTATGTATATGTGTCTCCAGAAGATGATGGACAGTCAAGTGACACATTGACAGATAGTTATCAGTCTGAAGAATTTCAATCCTTTCCTAATAGTGATGATGAAGGTGACTCCAATTCTAAAATCATGTATCCTCACTACAATCCTACTAGTAGTTTTGGACAAGTGCATTTGGAGGTTGGGATGGAGTTTGATACCATCAAAATGTTTATTGAAGCTGTCAGAGACTTTACTATTTTCTATGGCAGAGATCTGAAATGGGTAAAAGTTGACACCATTCGAGCTAGAGGATGTTGTAAACAAGTTGGATGTTCATGGTAAATTTATTGTTCATGGTCTGAAGTTACAAGAAGCTTTCAAATCAAGACTTTTTTGGAGGAGCACATATGTGGAAGGGTCTTCAAAAATAAACCAGCTACAATAAAATGGGTGGCAAAAAGGGTGGCTGATAAGCTTAGGTTTCATCCAAACCTAAATCATATGGAGGCACATGAACATCTTAGAGAACATTATGGTGTGCACATTGATGAAAGAAAGATGTTTAGGGCTATCAAATAGGCTTGATCACTAGTTGAGGGAAGCATCCAATTGCAATATGCTAAGCTTTAGGACTATTCACATGAGTTAACAAGAAGCAATGAAGGATCAACTGTGAAAATGAATTGCATTCCCATCCCTAGATCCTCTCCACAATTCCACtgaatttatatatgtttaaatGCATGCAAGAAAGGATTCAAGGCTGGCTTGGTCTTGATGGTTGTTTCCTGAAAGGGTACTGTGGCAGTCATTTGCTTGCAGCAGTGGGACAAGATgcaaacaatgttttttttgtgATTGCATATGCAGTGGTAAATGCTGAAGATAAAGATAACTAGAAGTGGTTCCTCACTTTGTTACATGAAGACATAGGAGACTACAAGCAATATGGATAGAATTTCATGTCAGACATCCAAAAGGTACAATTCAATATAGAAAGTTGATTTCATGCATGCTTATGTGATAGCGATATGATATAATGTATCGTGGACATTTTTTTCAGTAAGTACAATAATTGAAGGACATAAATGTCAATAAGTTATAAACATCAGGGTTATTTTTTACTATGCAGTAATTTGGTCTGTGATTTCATTCAAATCATACTAGTGTGTCATGCTAGCAATATAATTTGTTCTGCTTGTGTTTAATTTTCCTTGCCTTTACTTGTTTTGATATttaacatgtaatttttatttatattctatgTGTAGGGGTTGCTTCCTGTAATGCAAGAAGTTATGCTAGGTGTGAAACACAGGTATTATGTTATGCACTTATAGAGGAATTTCTCAAAGCAGTGGAAAGACAAAGAGGCCTAGTTTGGAAGTGTGCACAATCTATTACTGAAGCAGAATTTAAGGTTAGTATGGAAGCTGTAaaaaggaagaatgaaaaagcATGTGTATatttagacaagtggcctcgtGAATCATGGACCAAAGCTTACTTAAGTGAAAATTGCAAAGTTGACAACATAACTAACAACAATTGTGAGTCTTTTAATGCAAAGATTTTAAAGTTTAGAAATAAGCCAATTTTGAGTCTATGTGAGGATATAAGGACGTATATAATGCGCAAGATGACAAGTGCAAAACTAAAAATGGCTACAAGATTAGGCCCATTGGTACCTATGCAACAATCAAGGCTGGAAAAGGAGAAACTTGAATCCAACAAGTGGACTGCAAATTGGGTTGGTGATCCTGATGGAACTAGATTTGAGGTCTGCCATCATGAAACAAGAATTGATGTTGATCTACAAAACCAGTCATGCACATGTAGGATGTGGCAACTTACAGGTATACCACTGCATCACTTAAATTTGTCAATTATGGATTTTATGTATTGCATCTCTATGAAAATTGTGTTTATGTATATAGGTCTGCCTTGTAGGCATGTGATTGTTGCCATCAGATACAATAACCACAGACTAGAGGACTACAATGATGGTATGTTGACCATTGTATCTTACAATGCAACCTATGAAAATTACATACGCCCTACCAGGAGTCAACAATATTGGAAAACTACACCGTTTGATAGGCTGACACCACCCCATATTAAAAAGAGACTTGGTCGACCTAAAAAATGTAGAAGAAAAGATCAGAATGAGGGTCAAGCCAGTAACAGTAGACTAAAAAGATCCTACAAAGAGGTTACATGTACTAGATGCGGTCTCAATGGTCACAACAGTAGAGAATGCATTAATAGTGGTGTTCCACCAAGGCCAAAAAAGTGGAAACCTATTGTTGAAGAAGGCAATAACTTAAATGCAACCACAACAACACTAGTAAGATATTTCTAAACATctgattaagtttttttattattcctaGGGCATGGTTGTAACAGATTAAGCACCGATTACTTGTTGTCAACTAATTTACTTACTGTAAATCCACTTTTTTGTGTATGTTGTGAATTGATCTACTACTGCCATCAGATACAATAACCACATGACttaaatttgtcaattattCTGTGTATATTGTGAATTGATCTACTGTTGTTAATCCACTGAGTATGCAATGTTGATTATGTAGTACATGATTACTTTCTGTTGGATTTGATGCAGGTCTGCTATTGTTAAATGTTGTTTGTGTTCTATACtgctttaaaattttgttagcaaGCATTTGTTCTTAAATGTAGTTTGTGTTGCATAAGAAGGGACTAATCATATATATTGTTAGTAACCATTTGGCGACTCTGTTTTGTAGGAAAAGGTTACCTTTAATCCAGTACATGATTATTTTCTGTTGGATTTGATGCAAGTCTGCTATTGTTAAATGTTGTTTGTGTTGTACActgcttttaaattttgttagcaAGCATTTGTTCTTAAATGTAGTTTGTGTTGTATAAGAAGGGaataatcatatatattgtTAGCAACCATTTGGCTACCCTGTTTTGTTGGAAAAGGTTACCTTTAATCCAGTACATGATTACTTTCTGGTAGATTTGATGCAGACCTGCTATTGTTAAATGTAGTTTGTGTTGTATAAGAAGGGACTAATCATATATATTGTTAGCAACCATTTGGCTACTCTATTTTGTTGCAAAAGGTTACCTTTAAAGACTAAATTTTGATGATTACTCCTTTCAGAGGATGCCACTGCATACACCATTTGTTTATTATAGTTACCTTAAATTTGTGCTATCCACATGGAATGTTAGTTGCTAATGATTACTTACTAATGTTAGTTCTCAATAATCTATTTATCTatagttatattaaatttgtgcAGAGGCTAATGACTATTTTACATATATGGAGGATGAGATTAACTGCTTTCAATATGCTCCACAAGTTGAGCAACCTTCAACTAATTCAGAAATTACTCCAACTTAAAATGTTCCAACTCCAAGTCACGCgagtgatttttatattttattgattaattattgttaaattatgttattcataactaatcactatttattattgttgtaggAAACAATCTTCATACCTCCACCAATGCCAACTGCATTTAGACCACCTCCACTTAGGCTTTTAGCACCAATTCGAATTATAATGTCAGATGGAGTATCTCATAACAAGAACCAACCGAATTATATGAGCTTCATACCTACACCAGGAATGCCCAGCCACCAAGATTCGAATAACTAAAATATGAGATagattaatcttttatttatattagatagtgattaattattataatttggataaatttataatgattgataCACTAatacaatgtttattttggtattttggtacaatatttattttggataatttatgttgtgacaggaatttttttattcataatcaatattattgatattatgtttgttataaattatttttgcaaatTAGTTTTATAAGTGATTATTGTGACGTTATGCTTTTAACACTTTCGatgattaaattttacattttgatcTTTCAGAGACATATTTGTCAGCGAATTACACTTTCAGGGATAAAAGTggctattaataatttttttttcacatataatttatttcaaacatATGTGCATGCACCCAACTAGTTTCATTTGAAACAATACTTGAACTTGTTGTGGAACTACTGCAAGCAATAAAATTCTCTGTCCGGACATCGGACATCGATTCAAAGTTAAATAATTCAATACCCTAGACAAATTCAAAGTTAGTCCACTGGTTCAATAGTATTTTTTgcgattttaaaatataaaaaatataaaattaaattaataattcaataaaaaaaaagttttgaaacaaGTAGAAAAATCTCAATTATTAGATTAATCTCAATTGTTTGAAAAATCTCAAATGAAGGAAAGTTATCAAAGTCTCTAAATCCATTTCCATCTTCGTTATTTTCTGCTCGTTGAGAAGCTTGCCAACGAAAGCTAAGATTCCTAGACAGTAGAACCATTCCATAGCCAGAGAGAGAAACAGATGTCAGGTGTGGCCCTCTTTCTCTGGATTGGGAACCCGTCGTCCTCCGCAAGAAGGCTCCCACCGCTGCCGCTAAGAAGGACGAGAAAGCCGTCAGCGCCGCCCAATGCTCTGGCTTGAAATCAAAACCCTAAAAAAGTATTTGTTGCCAAAACCCTAATCGAATTGATCAGTTAATTGTTGTCTTCACGATAGCTGTAAATGTTGTTTAGCACAGTTAACTTTTGGAGTGTCATGTCGAAGAGTTTGGTGGTATAATTGTTAGGGATGTTATATAGGATCATTCGTGCATCTTCACCAATCAACTCAAGATTTTGGGGTAATTGGTTCATGAAATGGTATTAGAGACTGTGTTGGCCAGGTGATCtaaattttgattcttgctGTCTTCATTCTTCTAATAAATAGTTGAATCTCTGCTCAAGGTAAAGGCAGCCTGAGAATTAATCATACTTAAAACTCAAAGTGGTCTTTTTGGGGTGTTTTACAAATGTGATATTAAACCATTTATGTGTCTTCACGTAATAGTTAGTTCATGACTATTAAATATTGAGTTTTAAGTTTAATATAATTGCTAGGAAATTCATTAAACTTTTGGTAggtttttagtattattttcttgTTGGATTTTGTCACTCAAATATACGTGTcactcaaatttaagaaaaatgcatGTATGTGTAACATGGTAGACTGATGAAATAGATTCAGacatgagaaaaaaattcatgataGTAATCCCTCCCcccaccaaaataaaattttttctaCAAGCTGATTTACTGCTTTATTGCCCTATATGCAGTTTCTAAGTTGagtgaaactatttttttttaactgccaTTAAAAATTTGTGTCCTGCATACAATCGGTTTCACATACTTTCAAGGAGTGTATGATGTAAGATTGAATGGTTAAAATTTTACTCCTGTCATACATTCTTTTTCCCCTCTGTGTTTTGGCCACATAAATctgtttattatgtttttgtgcACGATGAGAGGTGGGCTCTGGGTCACTGGATCATTAATCTAGgttttgataaaaatttatgGGCTTCATGAGCATAAAGGATGGTCTTGAACCTGTtctctttgttttatttgttcacTGATTATGCACATTTT harbors:
- the LOC100808984 gene encoding uncharacterized protein, which produces MATRLGPLVPMQQSRLEKEKLESNKWTANWVGDPDGTRFEVCHHETRIDVDLQNQSCTCRMWQLTGLPCRHVIVAIRYNNHRLEDYNDVHDYFLLDLMQETIFIPPPMPTAFRPPPLRLLAPIRIIMSDGVSHNKNQPNYMSFIPTPGMPSHQDSNN